TGGCCTCTGGAGAGGAATAAGGGGTTTCCAGTTGCAGCAGCATATCGGCAAAACCCATGACCCCTAAACCGATCTTTCGGTTGTCCTTGGTATTTTTTTCGATTTCGGGCAGGGGATAGTGATTGATGTCAACTACATTATCAAGGAAATGGACCGCCAGATCCACGGTTTTACCCAGTTTATCATAATCGATTTTGCCATCCGCCATCATGTGTGAGAGGTTGATGGATCCTAAGTTGCAGGATTCGTAAGGTAGTAGTGGCTGCTCGCCGCAGGGATTGGTGCTTTCGATTTCACCGACCTTCGGGGTGGGGTTGTCGGCATTCATGCGGTCCAGGAAAACGATGCCCGGCTCACCGGAAATCCAGGCCTGTTTGACCAGTTGACGGAAAATCTTCAGGGCGTTTTGTTTTTTGACTACGTCACCGTTGCGTGGATTGACCAGGTTATAATCGCTGTCAGTTTCCACCGCCTTCATGAAATCTTCGGTAATCCCCACCGAAAGGTTGAAATTATGCAGCAGAGAGAGGTCGCCCTTGACCTTGATGAAATCCATAATGTCCGGGTGGTCCACCCTGAGTATGGCCATGTTGGCACCACGCCGGGTACCTCCCTGTTTAATGGTTTCGGTGGCGCTGTCAAAAACCGTCATGAATGAAATGGGGCCACTGGAAATGCCACTGGTTGAATGGACGGCATCATTCTTCGGTCGAATACGGGAAAAGGAAAAACCGGTGCCGCCGCCGCTTTTATGAATAAGAGCGGTATTTTTAACCGCTTCAAAGATGCTTTCCATGGAATCACCCACCGGCAGGACAAAACAGGCGGAGAGCTGTCCCAGTTCACGGCCGGCATTCATCAGGGTCGGGGAGTTGGGGAGAAAATCCAGGTTAGCCATCAGCTGATAAAAATCAAAGGCCAGAGATTCAACGTCTGCTGTTTTATCAAAATTCAGTTCACCGGCAGCGATGGTCCTGGCTACCCGCCAGAACATATCTTCAGGTTTTTCCAGAACTTTCCCCTGATCATCTTTTTTCAGATAACGCCTTTCAAGAACGGTTATTGCATTATCGGCAAATTTTGGAATGATTGCACCGGCAGGCAGCTTTACCTTAGCCGGAAGTTTCTTTTTGGCCATTTAATCCTCCTGAGCTGTATAAATTGTTGTAATTATTGAAAGTTGTTATACACAATATATAGGGTATGAGAGAGCATAAAGACACAATATATAGTGTATGTCAAGGGGAAATTGGAAAAAATATGGAATTATTTGAAAAAATATCCAGGAATGAATATGCGGTCAGTTAAAACGGTAATAATTGCGGGTTGTTATGAAAAAAGAGTTTAATCAGAAAAAAGAAGTTGAGCCAGCAGGGTGATGGGGTGATCTGTAGTCACATCCAACTCAGCATTTTGGATCCCTTCATTGAGCTGGATCAGACAGCCCGGGCAGCCGCTGGCAATTATCCTGGCTTGAGAATCCTGCAGATCATCGATTTTTTCCTTTAAAATTTGCCGGGAAAGGGATTTGTGAGTAACCCCGAAGGAACCGCCGGAACCACAGCAGCGTTCCGGATGGCGGAGTTCGACAAAATTATCGCCGGCAATGAGGCGCAGTAACCAACGCGGTTGGGCGGTAATTCCCTGGCCTTTGCGCAGGTGGCAGGGGTCGTGGTAGGTTATTTTTTCCTTGATGGTTTTGCCTTGTAGCAGCTCGCTCAGTTTTTCCCGCTGTTCATAGAGAAACTCGCTGATATCCATGACCTTTATGCCCTCAGGCAGGGGATAGCTTTTCAGGGTGTGGCCGCAGGTGGCGCAGCCGGTTACTATCAGGGTGAGATCGTCGTCGGCTGCCGCCATAACCTGAAGATTTTTTTCCTGCAGCTGATCAGCCGATTTCTGGTCACCGGCGGCTTCGGTGACTGCCCCGCAGCAGGCCCAGGATTTTGGTACTACCGATT
This is a stretch of genomic DNA from Pseudomonadota bacterium. It encodes these proteins:
- a CDS encoding vitamin B12-dependent ribonucleotide reductase, whose amino-acid sequence is MAKKKLPAKVKLPAGAIIPKFADNAITVLERRYLKKDDQGKVLEKPEDMFWRVARTIAAGELNFDKTADVESLAFDFYQLMANLDFLPNSPTLMNAGRELGQLSACFVLPVGDSMESIFEAVKNTALIHKSGGGTGFSFSRIRPKNDAVHSTSGISSGPISFMTVFDSATETIKQGGTRRGANMAILRVDHPDIMDFIKVKGDLSLLHNFNLSVGITEDFMKAVETDSDYNLVNPRNGDVVKKQNALKIFRQLVKQAWISGEPGIVFLDRMNADNPTPKVGEIESTNPCGEQPLLPYESCNLGSINLSHMMADGKIDYDKLGKTVDLAVHFLDNVVDINHYPLPEIEKNTKDNRKIGLGVMGFADMLLQLETPYSSPEAREIAGQVIGFIDQRAMEASIRLGENRGAFPNFPESIYGQQDPNSPVRNATRTTIAPTGTISIIAGCSSGVEPLFAVAFIRRVMDDDEFFEVNPIFEKLAKTNGFYSKEILKNISYNGSVQGIDEIPAKYRKIFETAHDISPIDHISIQAAFQKHTNNAVSKTINFSHDATVEDVQEAFIQAYKLGCKGVTIYRDGCREDQVLNIGKTDRKQPAATEIPIKRDRPRSLTGQTFQMTTGCGPLYVTINVDEQGRPFEIFNTIGKAGGCAASQNEAIGRLVSLAWRSGLPAEPMVRQLIGISCHKPFGFGDNKVTSCADAIAQAIRLQLERTNGCQDESLKENNNAFGACPECGGVIEHEGGCFVCHACGYSECA